From the Alphaproteobacteria bacterium genome, the window GCCGCCGAGGCCTGCGGCGCCGAAGGCCGGGTTCGACTTCGCGCCTGGACGCAAGACAAGATCGCGATGATCGAGGTGGCCGACAACGGCAGCGGCATCCCCGCCGCCGACCTCCCGCATATCTTCGATCCTTTCTTCACCACGAAGGAGGTCGGTCGGGGGTCCGGCCTGGGTCTGTTCATCGTTCACGACATCGTGAAAAAGCATGGCGGCGCGATATCGGTGACCTCGCCCCCCGAGGGCGGCACAGAGTTCTTGATCCGACTTCCGCTTGATGACAACACTATCGGCCAGACCTGAAGGAGGCATAATGGCGGATCAGGGCCGGTTGCTGATCGTGGACGACGAGAAGGTGGCGCTCAAGAACCTCGAGCATGTGCTGAGGAAGGAGGGCTATGACGTCGTTTGCGCGCAGACCGGCCAGGCTGCCATCACGCGCATCGGCAAGGAAAGTTTCGACGTCGTCCTGACCGATCTGCGCATGGAGCGCATCGACGGCATGCAGGTCTTGAAATCCTGCCGCGAACTTTCGCCCTCGACCGAGGTCGTCATGATCACCGGCTTCGCCACCGTCGACAGCGCCGTCGAGGCCATGCGCCAGGGCGCCTTCAGCTATGTCGCCAAGCCTTACCGGCTAGACGAGGTGCGCCGCGTGGTGGCCGAGGCCCTGGACCGCGTGAAGCGCCGACAGTCCCTGGCAGCCATGAGCGAGAGCAAAACCGGCGACGAAGCCTTTCTGACCCGCACCCCCGCCCTTCAGCGCGTGCTGACCACCGCCAGACAGGTGGCGGCTCTCGATTGCCCGGTCCTGATCCTGGGCGAACAGGGAACCGGGCGGCGCGCTTTGGCCAGAACCCTGCATCAGTTGGGCGCCCAGGCGGATGCGCCCTTTCAAATCCTGCGATGCAGCGCCCATGACAACGTGGCCCTGGAAGCCATGCTGTTCGGCAGCCAGGCCCCTCAGAGCGGCACCTTGCTGCTGGAGGAAGTGGAAATGCTGCCAGCCGCTCTTCAGGCAAGACTGGCCATGGCGCTCGACCAGCCCGGCGGCGACGAGGCGCACGCCTTGAAGCCGCGCCTGCTGGTCAGCAGTTCGGCCGATCTGGACGGGGCGGTCAAGGACGGCGTCTTTCGCCAAGACCTGCATCTGATGCTGCGGGTGGTCACCCTGACCTTGCCCCCCTTGTCTCAACGCACCGGCGATATTCCCCTGCTGGCCCTGCATCTTCTGGGCAAAGCGTGCGCGGAAAACGGCAAGACCTTGCTTCGCATCTCGGACGACGCGCTCGATCTGCTGGCCGCCTACGATTATCCAGGCAATGTGCGTGAACTGGATACGGTGATCAGGGGCGCCGTGGCGGTTTGCGACGGCGCCACCATCGAACCGCGCCATCTGCCGCCCAGCGTGCGCCACGCCAATCGCGAAGCCAGAAGCAACCGGCTGCAAACGCTGGAGGAGCGCGAGCGCGAATACATCATGTGGGTGCTGGAAGAAGTGGGCGGCAACCAGACCTTGGCCGCCAAGGTGCTGGGCATCGACCGCGCCTCGCTCTGGCGCAAGCTGAAGCGCTATGAAAACGAAAAGGGAAAGGAAGAGGGTTAGGTTTTCTCGGCCCTAGCGCACGATCATTTAACTCCGAGTCACTCCGTGACGCGGAGTTAAACGTGAATCGTTCGCTAAAACAAATAGGTAGAGCAGATTCACGTCTTCAATCAAAGCCGTTTAACGGCTTCTATTGAAGACGATCTGCTCTAGCCTTCATCACCGCCGCGACATGCGGAGCCGACAGCAAAACCAGAAGACCGGCCAGAACCAATATCTGACAATTGGACACCGTCCCGGCCAGGATCAGCGGAATCTGCTCGTTCAAGCTGGGATGCATTTTGACGAAATCGTCGCCGATCAGGGCAAGGCCCTCGCCCACCAGGCTGTCGGCTCCCGCCAGCGGCAAAAGCACGGCCAGCCAGCGATCACCCTTGGCACCGCCGAAGGCCGTCAGGCCCGACAAGGCGTTGCGGCATTCGGCCCCGGCCAGCTTGGCCATGGCCGCCAGCCCCAAAACCGCCGCCGCCAGGATGGCGATTTGCGCAACAGGAATGTCGCGATAACGTCCGTCATGGGCCAACGCCACCGCCATGACCACGGCATAGACGGCGAAAACCGCCATCAGACGGCGCAGCCATAAGGGCGGCGCTTCCAGCCTTTCCGCGGTCCAGGCGGCGGCTTGGCGCACGCTGCCCAGACAAAGCACGATCAGCGCCGCCCCCACGATCAGAGGAGAGGCCGTCGTCCATAGGGTGAAGGCCGCCCCCCAGGAGACCGAGGCGTAACGAACGAACAACGCCGCCAGCAATTGGGCGAAAACGATGGTTCCCAAAGCCAGGACAAGACGGCCCTCCAGCAGATCGCGCCGGAAAGGCGCCAGCAGCAGCAAGGCCAGCAGGATCGACCAGCCAGCCTTCCATTTCCAGGCGGGATCCTCCGAAACCCCTCCCACCAGCGGGAATTTCTGCGCGCGATCGGCATCGATCAGCCCCCATTTGGCGCCCACCGTGCCTTCGAGATTGTATTTCCAATTCTGATCGTAGGCCTCGACCAGATTGTAATCGAAACCGTTCTTGATGGATGTCTCGACCAGCGAACGCAGATGCTTGGCGGCGTTCACATTGCCGGGCGCCGCAGGCCCCCTCTGGCGGCCCTGGGTCGGCCATCCCGCCTCGCCGATCAAGATCGGCTTGCCGGGAAAAGCCTGGCTCATGATCTGGTGGATTTTCTCGAAATGCGGACCCACGCCATCGACGCTCACGGGTTCGTCTTCCCAGTAAGGCAGGATATGGATGGTGATGAAATCGACTTCCTGGGCCACTTCGGGATGTTTCAGCCAAAAGGCCCAGACATCGGCATAGGAGACCGGCTGCTTCACATTGGCCTTCACCCTGCGGATGTAGGAAATCAGCTTGTCGGGCGTCAGATCGCGCCGCAGAAGCACTTCGTTGCCCACGATGACGCGCTCGACGGTATCGGGATAATCATGCGCCAACTGAATTAGCGAGTCGATTTCGGCGTCGTTGGTCTTGCGCCCTTTCTCGGTCGTGTCGCTGGTGATCCAAGCACTTTGAATGACCTTGATGCCGTATTTGGCCGCCAGCGGCGGCACCGCCTCCATGCCCTCGCGGCTGGTATAGGTGCGCACGGAACGCGTCAATCCCTTCAGGCGCGCCATGTCTTCTTCAATCTGTTCGCGCGTCGGATAGACCTGGGTCAGCGGGCTTTGTCCGTCGCGGAACGGCGCAAACGACATGCTGGCGATCTGGCCCGCGACATCCGGCCCTGTCTCTCGCTCGCGATTGGGCCATCCCCAGCCCAGCACCGCCAGTTCGGCGGCCACGATGAATCCGATCAGCAGCAAGAAAGTGCGTTTCATAGCGTCCTAGCGTCCTTCGCCGTGAATGGAGAGATAGCGCCGATCCCTGACCAGGGCCAGCGGCACGCCGAAGCGCTGAATCTTGGCGATGGTCCGCCCCTCGGATTTCTTGTGGCAGTCCTCAACGGTGTACGTGATCATGAAATCGGCCTCCTCCAGCCTCTTCGTATAGACCAGTTGTGGCGAAAAGTAATAATAAGCGGAAAGAGCATGGCCGCATACCGCGACTTTCCATATCTTATTTTCGCCGCCCAGTTCGGCCTGCTCATTATCGACGTAATCAGCCAGCGCCAGCGTCGCCTCGCGCAGCGAATTGCTCCAATAATCCATTTCCCACTTGCCTTCGGCCCCGGCCACCCCGCCCACCAATTGGTTGTAGAAGATGTATTGATGCGGATGCAGCATGGCCATTTGCCATGCCAGGACGACCATCAGCCCCATCAAGATGACCGTGAAGCCCCGCCCAAACCAATGATGAAAGCGCCACAGCGATTCCCACACCCTGTCCAAGGCAAAGGCCGCCAGCACCACCAGCGGAGGAACGACGAACAGGAAATGCCGCAGCCCGTTATAGGCGGTGGGGCGCATGAGAACGAACATGAACAGGGGAAACAGAGCGGTCAGGGCGGTCAGAAATAAATTCATGCTGCCTTGTGGGAAGGGCACCCCATGGCGCCGATCCTTCAGCCAGAACAAAAACATAACGGCGCCAACGGCCAATCCCGCCAGGACGATCTCGGGCAAGGTGGCGACCAGATAACCGGGAATGTAGGAGGCCGGCAGATGATCGGCCGTATAGACCTGCCCGCCCATATTGGTCTTGATGCCAATTCCCAGCGTGGAAAAGCCCAACAGGGCGCGCAGTGGGTTCAGGAAGTCCTGATAGGACCAGGGCCAAAGGACGGCCATCACGGCATAGGCCAGCGCCAAGGGCATCAGGATCGAGCGCAGCATGACCAGGGATTCGCGCCACAGAAGACTTAGGCTTTTCAAGCGGATGTAAAGGCCAAGCAGACGCAGCCCTAGGCCCAACCCCAGATAGAACAGCATGAGCAATGCGCCCGCCCGAATGCCCATGGCAACGCCCAGCGCGATGCCAAAACCGATGCGCGCCGAACGAGAGGGCATGGGCAATTCTTGGACAAGTCGGCAAAGATAATAAAGCGCCCACAGCATCGCCGAGGCGAAGGGCGCATCCTTGGGATTGTTGAACATATGACCCCAGAAAGGCGGGGTCAGGGCCAGCAGGACCAGAGCCAGGACTCCGGCCCGCTCACCGCCCAACAGACGCCCCAGCCGCCAGACTCCGGCCAAACCCACGACGCCCAGCACGCCGCCCAGCAGGTGGCGCGTTTCGAAAACGCCCAGCGGCGAAACTTCGTTGGCGATGGCGGCCAACAGATCGAAGAAGCCGCCATAATGAAACAGGTCCAGATATTCCAGCGCCGAGCGATCTTGAAAGAACGAGGTGTAATAGGCCAGAATCATCCGCCCATATTCGTTCTGCACCGCCTCGTCATGGGTAATGCCGTAATCGCCGAACAACAGCCCAACCAGAATAAGCGCCGCCACCAACAGGGCGATGCCCAGGTCATCATAAACATCGCCGCTCCAATGGAGCGGCGAGCCTGACCGGGCCGTGGGAAGATCGCTTTTCAAACTCATGGATCGGAAGACTATCAGGGCTTTCCCTGGCTTGCTATAACTGGATCATGCCAGATACGCGCCATGAAAATGCCGGTCAGACCGCCCTTTTCCACCTGGGATGGGAGCGTTTCCACCATGATTCCTTGAAACTTTCCAAACGGTTGAAAGATATGGGGCGCGATTGGGCCGGTTTGGTGGCGATCACCAGGGGCGGCTTGGTCCCCGCCATGATCGTTGCCCGCGAACTGGGCCTGCGCAAGATCGAAACCCTGTCCATCGCCAGTTACGACGGCCAGCGTCAGGGTGAAGCCCATGTGCTAAAGAAAGCCAAGGCGGCGATGGCGGATGGCGGACAAGGCTGGCTGGTCATCGACGATCTGACCGACAGCGGCGTGACGGCTAGGCTGGCTCGCAAGCTCTTGCCGCATGCCTTTATCGCCGCCGTCTACGCCAAACCCAAGGGCGCGCCCTCTCTCGACCTGTTCGCCGAAGACATCGAACAGTCGGTCTGGGTGGTTTTTCCTTGGGATGACGATCAATAATCGCACAAACCAAGGCAAAGCGTTGATCCAGGTCAACCAGAATCGCCGGTTGCAATATGACGATTGACAGCGCGTCCGGCGCGTCACAAATTCCGCCTCATGACGGGGACCAAGCAACGTTTTTCACACAGAGCAGGAACGACGCGCCGACGCGCCGTGGCTTGGCTCGGCTTGGTCATTTTCTCGTTCAACGTCTTGTCCAGCGCCCTGCTGCCAATGCCTGCCATGGCAAATGCGTTGAATGACGGACGCGGCGCCTATGTCGTCTGCACAGCGGCTGGCATGATCGAATTCGATCGGAGCGGCGTCCCCATCGACAAGGGCCACGACAGCGATCAAATTTGCGTCTTCTGTCTGCCTCTGTGTCATGGCGGCGTCAATGTTCCGCCGACTTTCGTTCTGGCCGAAGCCCATTTGCTGGCTTCAGGCGCCATCCTTCCTGCTAGCGACATTCGTGAAGCCGCCTCCCCACGACTTACCGGCTCATCGGCCCCCCGCGCCCCTCCTCAAGCCTGATTCCTGGAATATGAACGGCCTTGCGTCGCTCCAGTAAATGGAGTTGCGGGGCGACAGGATGATTCTTCAGGCGCGTTTTTCGCCTGAAGCGGTACTTGAGGGGATCAAGATGAAAAAGACAATGCGCATCGCCGCCTTGCTGGCGCCAGCATTGGGCTGTGGCGCTCAGGCTTATGGTCAGGAAGTTCTCGATGATGTTTGGGTTACGGCAACCCGCTCGGGCACCTCGCTCGACCGCACCGGCAGTTCGATCACCGTCATCGACAGCCAGAAAATCGAGGCCAAGCAGACGAGCAAAGTAGAGGAACTGTTGAAAGCCACCCCTGGCGTCAGCGTTGTGCGCTTCGGCGGCGCCGGTGGATCGTCGCAAATCAATCTGCGCGGCACTAATTCGAACCATACCACGGTACTGATCGACGGCCAGCGCGCCAACTTCCAGGACCCATCCTCCTACACCTTCGATTTCGACTGGATGCAAACGGACAATATCGAGCGTATCGAGATTCTGCGCGGCCCCTCGGCCGGGCAATGGGGCGCCGACACCATCGGCGGCGTGGTCAACATCGTCACCAAGAAGGGCAAGGGACCTGCAAAGGTGACGCTGACCGGAGAATATGGCAGCTTCGACACCGACCGCGAAAGCCTGGGCGTAACCGGCGGCGGCGAACGCTATGATTACAATCTCAACGTCTCACGCTTCTCTACGGGCGGCTGGTCAATCGCCTCCAGCGACCGAAATTTCGGCACGGAAAGGGACAGCACACAAAACGCCACCTACCAAGCCAAGATCGGCATTTCGCCCACCGACAACAGCGAAATCGAAGCTAGGTATGCCCATACCGATTTCGAAACCGACCTTGACGGAACCCGCACCGGCGGCGGCACGCAAGACACCAACCGCGGCAAGTACAAGCATGTCGATTCCGGACATGTAAAGGGGACGCTGGGCCTGTTCGACGGCTTTTGGACCCAAACGGCGACCGCGTCGATGATGAACAACGACCAGTGGAACACCGGGGGCACAACCACGCGATGCACGACCGGCCAGCCTGCGCCGCTTTGCACAGGCTACGACTCGTCATCGACCAGCTTTTCCTGGCAAAACGATCTGAAGTTCAACCAGAACAACACGACGACAATCGGCGTCGAGACGCTGCGCGAAACCTATATGCAAAAATATTATCAGCAAGGTGGCCGCATCGCCGCCGATACCGAAGTGTGGACCAACGCAGGATACATTCAACACCAGACCAGACTGTTTGACGTGCTTGACCTGACCGGTGGATATCGAGGTGCCGACCACCAGACCGCCGGTTGGCACCCCACTTATTTCGGCAACGCCGCCTATCATCTGCCGACGAATACGACGCTGAAAGGATCTTACGGCACCACCTTCAAGGCGCCGTCGCATTATCAGATATATTATCCATCCGGCACCAAGAATCTGGAACTGCTGCCTGAGGAAGGCCGCGGCTGGGACGTTGGCTTCGAGCAGAAATTTCTGACCGGCAAGCTGAAGACCGGCGCCACCTATTTTCAAAACAACATCCGAAACCTGATCGAGTATGTCAGTTCCGCCACGCAGTACCAGAACGTCAGCGAGGCCACCACCTACGGCGTCGAGACCTTCTTGAACTATCAGGTTTTCGACGAGTCCGGCAGTTCGCTGTCTGTGGCGCCGAATTACACTTACACCCGCGCTTACAGCCGCGCGGAAAGAGAGGAATTGACCCGCAGGCCACGCCACGCCATCGGCAGCAACGTCAACTACCGATTTTTTGAAAAGCGGGCGCAGGTGAACATGTCGGCGACTTACCAGACGGATTTTCACGAATCGCGCTCGTCCACCACAACCAGATATCCGGTCAAGAATGGCGAGTACTTCAAGATCGATCTGGCAAGCAGTTATGACGTCACCGACAATTTCCAGCTTTTCGGTCGCGTCGACAATCTAACAGACAGCTATATCGAATCCGCCTATGGCTATGCCGAAAGCGGCGGCATCGGCGTTTTCGCAGGCGTGAAAGTAACCTTCGAGCCAGGCAAGTTCTTGACCGGCGAAGGGAAATGAGGACGGCTCCGGCCCTGGCGCAGGATCGTTTATCTCCGAGTCACCCCGGTGACCCGGAGATAAACGTGAATCGTTCGCCAAGACAAATTGCTAGAGCAGATTCACGCCTTCAATCGATGCCGACAAACGGCTTCGATTTTAGGCGACCTGCTCTAGTCACGCCAAAGGATGTCCGCTTTGGCGCGATCTCGCTGGCCCTGCATCTGGCGGGCGGCATGGCACTGCTTTGGAGTGGCGGCATGCCGCTTCCAAGCAGGCCATCCCTGCCCGGCCCATCCTTCCAACTGGTGGCCGCACCGCCGCCCGTCGCGGCGCCGCCCTTGCCACAAGTCGTTCCGCAAACGACGCCCGTATCGAAGGCCAAGGCCAAGCCCGCAAAGCCGGTTCTGGCGCAAACGCCTACCGCAAAACCCGTCGCGGCCCCTGTCGCCCAGGAACCGGCCATCGACAGCGCTGCGCAGGCAGCACCCGCCGTCGCCAGCCCTGCCGCGAATTCCGGCCCGGTTGTCGATGACTTCCAGCGCGTTTCCTATCTCGACCGGTCCCTACCTCTTTATCCGATATCGGCCCGCAAGCGCGGCATCGAAGGACGCGTTCTTTTGCATGTGGACATCGACCCCATGGGCCTTCCGGCACTCATAAAAATTGCCAAAAGCAGCGGCTCGGAAGCCCTGGACAAAGCGGCAATGGAAGCCGTACGGCAATGGAAATTCAAGCCGGCGCGCCGGGGACATCATGCGGTCGCCGCCAGCGTCACCATCCCCATTCACTTCAAGCTCGACGGCACCGTCGTCGCCGACGCCCAATAGGAGGTTGCCATGCGTTCTGCAGTCTTATTCATCCACCGCTGGGTTGGCATCACTGTTCTGTTCTTCCTGGCCATCGCCGCCATCACCGGCGCCATCATCGCCTTCAACAAGGAACTCGACCGCGCCATCAATCCGGAATGGAATTACGTGACCCCCACCGGCGCGCGTTTGTCTCTGAACGATCTTGTCGCCAAGATGCACGAGCGCTTCCCCGAAGCCCGCGTCACCTATGTACGCATCGACGAGCCAGAAGACCGCTCGTTTCGCTTTCTGGTCAGCCGCAAGCCCGGCGACGGCGAAGGAACCAAGCTCATCAACCAACAGGTCTTCGTCAATCCGTATGATGGCAAAATTTTGGGGACGCGCCGCAGCGGCACCTTCTCGGTTGACCGGCCCAACCTGATCCCCTTCCTTTCCAAGCTTCATTACACGCTGTTCCTGGGCGATTTCGGCAAATGGCTGATGGGATTTGTGGCTCTGGCCTGGCTGATCGACCATTTTGGGGCCGCCTATCTGTCCTTCCCGAACCTGAAGAACTGGAAGAAGTCGTTTCTGCTGCGCTGGCGCTCTGGGGGCTACAAGCTCAATTTCGATCTGCACCGGGCGGGCGGGCTGTGGTTCTTCCCCATCTTGTTCGTGCTGGCCCTGACCAGCGTCGAGCTCAATCTGAAAGCGCCTTTCGTTTGGGTGGTGTCGCAATTCTCCTCGCTGACCTCGAAGAACTGCGTCTGCCATGTTGATCCCAACGCCAACTGGGCGGCCAACACCAGTTCTTGGGACGGCGCCGTCGATCTGGCCCGCAACCTGATGCCGAACCTCTCGCCCAGCAGCGTCATGTTCTATCCCGACGAGGGCAAGTTCCGCATTTCGATGCGTGGCCCCGACGACATCTCGGACGCCGGCATGACCTATGTCTATATCAACGCCGTCACCGGCAAGCAGTTGATGGTTTTTGACCGCAGCGACGAGACTGGCGGCGACACGTTCATGGCCTGGATGTATCCGCTGCACAATGGCCGCGCCTTCGGCTTGGCGGGCCAGATCGTCATCAGCCTGACCGGAATTCTGCTGACGGTGATCTGCGTCACCGGCCTAGTCATCTATTTCAAGAAGCTGGGGGCCAGGAAGGCCGGTCGGCAGTTGAGGTTGAAGCAGCAGACAACCGCCGCCGCCCCAGCCCTTGAAAACGAGGCCGCCCAGTGAGCGAACAAATCGGACTTCTCACTTTTCTTGAACGCAGCGATGCCATAGCCCAAAGCGTGGCCTTGCTGCTGCTGCTGCTGTCGCTGGCCAGTTGGTGGGTGATCGCGGCCAGGATGCTGGCGCAACTGCGCCTCAACCGCTGCCTGGGGCGTATATTCACCAGCTTCTGGGCGGCATCGTCCCTGGATCAGGCGTTGGCCCAGATGCGAGACCAGGACAGCACAGGCCTGTTCTTCGGATTGGCCGAAACCGCGGCCAATGCCGCCGACATGCAGGCCAGACATCAGGAACAAGGCATTGGATCGGGCGTTTCCAACAGCGAATTGCTGACCCGTGCCATGCGCAATTACATCGTCCATGCCCAGGCCAAGATCGAAAGCGGGCTTACCTTCCTGGCCTCGGTCGGCTCGACGGCGCCCTTCATCGGTCTGTTCGGAACGGTGTGGGGCATCTACCACGCCCTGGTCGGGCTGGCAGGAGCCACCCATGTGGTGCTGGACAAGGTGGCGGGGCCGGTCGGCGAGGCTTTGATCATGACGGCGGCGGGCCTGTTCGTAGCCATTCCCGCCGTGCTGGCCTACAACGCGCTCAACCGCGCCAACCGGCTGATTCTGGCCCAATTGGACGGTTTCGCGCACGATCTGCACGCCTATCTGATGACCGGGGCGCGCATCAACACCTTGCCTAAGCGGAGCTGACGATGTCCTTCGGCGGTTTCAACGACAACAACAGCCAGCCCATGGCCGACATCAACACGACGCCGCTGGTCGACGTCATGTTGGTGTTGCTGGTGATTTTCATCATCACCGCCCCTTTGTTCAACGAGGCGGTACCCATCGACCTGCCCCAGACCAGCGCCAGCCGGATCGAGGAAAAGCCGACCGTGCTGCGCGTCTCCCTGGACAAGGAAGGACTGTTGTCAGTGGACAACGTCCCTATCGCCATTGAGGCGTTCGAAGCCCGCTGCCGCGAAATTTTGGCCAGCAACCCCAAGGCAGAAATGCATCTTCGGGCCGAACGGACAACGCTGTACGAACAGGTGGCCAAAATCATGGCCCTGGCCCAGAAGGCTGGGGTCGAAAAAATCGCCTTCGTCACCAATCCGGGATAGGTCTGGCCTATCCCTGACCCGGCGCCGGATAGGACAGGTAGATCATGCGTTTGATCTCGCGCCGCCCACGGGTGACATTGTCCAGGATGAAGCCCGAAGCCAGCGACAGAAAGGCCAGGATCATGATGCTGGCCGACAGGATGGCGGTGGGAAAACGCGGCACCAATCCGGTTTCCAGATAGGTCAGGATGACCGGCAGGGCCAGCAGCAAAGCCAGCACGGCCATCAAGGCCGACAGGCCGCCAAAGAAGAACAGCGGGCGCTCTTCCTTGGTCAGGCGGATGATCATCTTCAAGATACGCCAGCCATCGCGATAGGTGCTGAGTTTGCTGACCGATCCGGGCGGACGGGCGAAATAAGGCGTTTGCACCTCGGCCACCGGCATATTGAGACTGAGGGCATGCACAGCCAGTTCGGTTTCGGTTTCAAATCCGTGCGACAGCGCCGGGAAGGATTTTGCAAATCGGCGCGAAAAAACGCGATAGCCCGACAGCATGTCCTTGAAACGGTCGCCGAACAGCCAAGCCACCGTGCCGGTGATCAGATGGTTGCCGAATTGGTGCCCCGAGCGGAAGGCGCCCGCCTCTTCGGTATGCAGGCGCGTGCCCACGACCATATCAAGGTTTTCGTCCACCAGTTTTTGGATCATGGCAGGCGCGCTGGGCGCGTGATAAGTGGCGTCGCCATCGGCCATGACATAGATGTCGGCTTCGATGTCGGCGAACATGCGCCGCACCACATGGCCCTTGCCCTGCAAATTCTCGCTTTTCACGACAGCGCCCGCCGCCTTGGCGAATTCGATCGTGCGGTCCTTCGAATTGTTGTCATAGACGTAAACGATGGCGCCCGGCAGGGCCTTATGAAAATCCTCCACCGTTTTCGTGATGGCGGCTTCCTCGTTGTAGCAGGGAATCAGTACGGCGACGCGCATGAAAGCCTTCCATAAATCGTGTGGTTGCAATAAATACACCGTTAGTAGGCATGCCGCAACGCATCATGCGCTTGCCATCCAACATCTAATCAATTCATCAACAATATGTCTTTTTTAAGTTCGGCCAATCGCGGCTTTCCAGACGGCGGCCATACCGCTAGCATCCAGCCAACCGAATTCTGGAAAGACGCCGCTAAATGAACCAAATCGAGTCCCTGCCCTTTCACGTCCTCATCATCGACGACCAGAAGTCGATGCGCAGCATCATTCGTCAGCTTTTGAACCAGGGGCGCATCAATCTGGTCAGCGAGGCGGAAAACGGCCAGCAGGCGCTCGATATGCTGATCGGCAAAAAAGTGGGGATTCCCGACGTCATTTTGTGCGATCTGTACATGGACAAGATGGACGGCATGCAGTTCGTCAATCACGTCCGGCGCGACCGCGACAGCGACTACCACCAGATTCCCGTGCTTCTTCTGACCGGGGAAA encodes:
- a CDS encoding MotA/TolQ/ExbB proton channel family protein; the encoded protein is MLAQLRLNRCLGRIFTSFWAASSLDQALAQMRDQDSTGLFFGLAETAANAADMQARHQEQGIGSGVSNSELLTRAMRNYIVHAQAKIESGLTFLASVGSTAPFIGLFGTVWGIYHALVGLAGATHVVLDKVAGPVGEALIMTAAGLFVAIPAVLAYNALNRANRLILAQLDGFAHDLHAYLMTGARINTLPKRS
- a CDS encoding biopolymer transporter ExbD, with the translated sequence MSFGGFNDNNSQPMADINTTPLVDVMLVLLVIFIITAPLFNEAVPIDLPQTSASRIEEKPTVLRVSLDKEGLLSVDNVPIAIEAFEARCREILASNPKAEMHLRAERTTLYEQVAKIMALAQKAGVEKIAFVTNPG
- a CDS encoding response regulator; its protein translation is MNQIESLPFHVLIIDDQKSMRSIIRQLLNQGRINLVSEAENGQQALDMLIGKKVGIPDVILCDLYMDKMDGMQFVNHVRRDRDSDYHQIPVLLLTGEKDPFVLDVAKQAGATKVLSKPISSERLIKEITTAIGYAG
- a CDS encoding PepSY domain-containing protein; translation: MRSAVLFIHRWVGITVLFFLAIAAITGAIIAFNKELDRAINPEWNYVTPTGARLSLNDLVAKMHERFPEARVTYVRIDEPEDRSFRFLVSRKPGDGEGTKLINQQVFVNPYDGKILGTRRSGTFSVDRPNLIPFLSKLHYTLFLGDFGKWLMGFVALAWLIDHFGAAYLSFPNLKNWKKSFLLRWRSGGYKLNFDLHRAGGLWFFPILFVLALTSVELNLKAPFVWVVSQFSSLTSKNCVCHVDPNANWAANTSSWDGAVDLARNLMPNLSPSSVMFYPDEGKFRISMRGPDDISDAGMTYVYINAVTGKQLMVFDRSDETGGDTFMAWMYPLHNGRAFGLAGQIVISLTGILLTVICVTGLVIYFKKLGARKAGRQLRLKQQTTAAAPALENEAAQ
- a CDS encoding glycosyltransferase; the encoded protein is MRVAVLIPCYNEEAAITKTVEDFHKALPGAIVYVYDNNSKDRTIEFAKAAGAVVKSENLQGKGHVVRRMFADIEADIYVMADGDATYHAPSAPAMIQKLVDENLDMVVGTRLHTEEAGAFRSGHQFGNHLITGTVAWLFGDRFKDMLSGYRVFSRRFAKSFPALSHGFETETELAVHALSLNMPVAEVQTPYFARPPGSVSKLSTYRDGWRILKMIIRLTKEERPLFFFGGLSALMAVLALLLALPVILTYLETGLVPRFPTAILSASIMILAFLSLASGFILDNVTRGRREIKRMIYLSYPAPGQG